Proteins co-encoded in one Cynocephalus volans isolate mCynVol1 chromosome 11, mCynVol1.pri, whole genome shotgun sequence genomic window:
- the SLC45A3 gene encoding solute carrier family 45 member 3, which yields MVQRLWVSRLLRHRKAQLLLVNLLTFGLEVCLAAGITYVPPLLLEVGVEEKFMTMVLGIGPVLGLVSVPFLGSASDHWRGRYGRRRPFIWVLSMGVLLSLFLIPRAGWLAGLLCPDTRPLELALLILGVGLLDFCGQVCFTPLEALLSDLFRDPDHCRQAFSVYAFMISLGGCLGYLLPAIDWDASALAPYLGTQEECLFGLLALIFLTCMVATLFVAEEAALGPAEPAEGLSVPSVPPRCCPCRARLAFWNLGALFPWLHQLCCRVPHTLRRLFVAELCSWMALMTFTLFYTDFVGEGLYQGVPRAEPGTEARRHYDEGIRMGSLGLFLQCAISLVFSLVMDRLVQRFGTRAVYLASVVAFPVAAGATCLSRSVAVVTVSAALTGFTFSALQILPYTLASLYHREKQVFLPKYRGDAGGSGSEDSLTTSFMLGPKSGAPFPNGHMSAGGSSLLPSPPALCGTSACEVSMRVVVGEPTEARVIPGRGICLDLAILDSAFLLSQVAPSLFMGSIVQLSQSVTAYMVSAAGLGLVAIYFATRVVFDKSDLAKYSV from the exons ATGGTCCAGAGGCTGTGGGTGAGCCGCCTGCTGCGGCATCGGAAGGCCCAGCTCCTGCTGGTCAACCTGCTGACCTTTGGCCTGGAGGTGTGCCTGGCCGCAGGCATCACCTACGTGCCACCCCTGCTGCTGgaagtgggggtggaggagaagtTCATGACCATGGTGCTGG GTATCGGTCCAGTGCTGGGCCTGGTCTCCGTCCCGTTCCTAGGCTCAGCCAGTGACCACTGGCGTGGGCGCTATGGCCGCCGGAGGCCTTTCATCTGGGTCCTGTCCATGGGTGTCCTGCTGAGCCTCTTTCTTATCCCGAGGGCCGGCTGGCTGGCGGGGCTGCTGTGCCCGGATACCAGGCCCCTGGAGTTGGCACTGCTGATCCTGGGTGTGGGGCTGCTGGACTTCTGTGGCCAGGTGTGCTTCACTCCACTGGAGGCCCTGCTCTCTGACCTCTTCCGGGACCCAGACCACTGTCGCCAGGCCTTCTCTGTCTACGCCTTCATGATCAGCCTTGGGGGCTGCCTGGGCTACCTCCTACCTGCCATTGACTGGGACGCCAGTGCCCTGGCCCCCTACCTGGGTACCCAGGAGGAGTGCCTCTTCGGCTTGCTTGCCCTCATCTTCCTCACCTGCATGGTGGCCACACTGTTTGTGGCTGAGGAGGCAGCACTGGGCCCGGCCGAGCCAGCAGAAGGGCTGTCGGTCCCCTCCGTGCCACCTCGCTGCTGTCCCTGCCGTGCCCGCCTGGCTTTCTGGAACCTGGGTGCCCTGTTTCCCTGGCTGCACCAGCTCTGCTGCCGTGTGCCTCATACCCTGCGCCGACTCTTTGTGGCTGAGCTGTGCAGCTGGATGGCTCTCATGACCTTCACACTCTTTTACACGGACTTCGTGGGCGAGGGGCTGTACCAGGGTGTGCCCAGAGCTGAGCCAGGCACCGAGGCCCGGAGACACTACGATGAAG GCATTCGGATGGGCAGCCTGGGGCTGTTCCTGCAGTGTGCCATCTCCCTGGTCTTCTCTCTGGTCATGGACCGGCTGGTGCAGAGATTCGGCACCCGGGCAGTCTACCTGGCCAGTGTGGTGGCATTCCCTGTGGCTGCTGGTGCCACATGCCTGTCCCGCAGCGTGGCTGTGGTGACGGTCTCTGCTGCCCTCACTGGGTTCACCTTCTCGGCCCTGCAGATTCTGCCCTACACACTGGCCTCGCTCTACCACCGTGAGAAGCAG GTGTTCCTGCCCAAATACCGAGGAGATGCTGGAGGTAGTGGCAGTGAGGACAGCCTGACGACCAGCTTCATGCTAGGCCCTAAGTCTGGAGCTCCCTTCCCCAATGGACATATGAGTGCCGGAGGCAGCAGTCTGCTCCCATCTCCACCCGCGCTCTGTGGGACCTCTGCCTGTGAAGTCTCCATGCGTGTGGTGGTGGGTGAGCCAACAGAGGCCAGGGTCATTCCAGGTCGGGGCATCTGCCTGGACCTTGCCATCCTGGACAGTGCCTTCCTGTTGTCCCAGGTGGCCCCGTCCCTGTTTATGGGCTCCATCGTCCAGCTCAGCCAGTCTGTCACTGCCTATATGGTGTCGGCTGCAGGCCTGGGTCTGGTCGCCATTTACTTTGCTACACGGGTAGTATTTGACAAGAGCGACTTAGCCAAATACTCGGTGTAG